Sequence from the Ornithinimicrobium humiphilum genome:
CAGTTCCACGCCGTCCGCACCCGCGAGTCCGGCCACCGCCGCTTCATGGAGATGCACCTGCTGGTTCCCGGTGAGTGGACGGTCAAGCGCGGCCACGACCTCAGCGAGGACATCATCGAGTCGCTCATGGAGGCCTATCCCGACCTCCGGGTCAGCTGCCACCTGGAGCCCATCGAGGACCCTCGGTCCTACGAGGACATGGGCGTCTGACGCCCCTGGCGCAGCGGTGCCCCATACCTCGGCTCCGCCGGATCAGGTATGCCGTCAGGCCCGGGACGGGGCGCTCGCGGCCTGCAGCTCCTCGCCCACGTCACCGGTCGCCCCGGCGCGCACGGCCCGGCGGCCGAGGGTGAAGACGTAGACGAAGAAGAACAGCAGGGCGAGCACGCCGATGCCGACGCGCGCCCAGGTGGGCAGCGGCGAGGGGGTGACGAAGCCCTCGATGACGCCGGAGACGAGCAGCACGAGGACCAGACCGAGCGAGACGCCGGCGGCGGTGCGGCCCTCGGCGGCGAGGTTGGCCAGCCGCGTCCGCGGCCCCGGCGCGACCCAGGCCCAGAACAGCCGCAGTCCGACCCCTGCGGCGACGAAGATCGCCATGAGCTCGAGCAGCCCGTGGGGGGTGAGCAGGCCCCAGAAGACCTCCGCGCGGCCGTGGCGGTGCATGAGGGAGCCGATGACCGCGACGTTGGCGATGTTCTGCCACAGCAGCCAGACGACCGGCACCCCGAGCACGCCCATCCCGATGCAGCGGGCCGCGACCCAGGCGTTGTTGACCCAGACCAGGGTGGAGAAGCTGCTGGCGGCGTGCTCGGAGTAGTAGGACTCGAACTGCACGTCGACGAGCAGCTGCACCTGCTCGGGGCTGAGCAGGGAGTTCTCGACGACGGGGTTCTGCGTGAGCCACCAGCCGAGCAGCAGGCCGACGACGACGTTGGCGAGGGCGGTGATCCCCCACCACCAGCGCAGCCGGTAGAGCGCCGCCGGGAAGTCCTCGGCCAGGAACCGCCCGACCGCCGACCACGACAGGGTCGGGACCCGGGAGGCGCGACCGCGTGCCCGGGCCAGCAGGGTGGACAGGTAGGACACGACCGTGGCGTCCGGGGCCGCCGACCGGACGGCCGACAGGTCGGTCGCCGTGCGCTGGTAGCCGTCGAGCAGCTCGTCGGCCTCGGCACCGGTCAGCCGCCGGCGGCGGGCGAGCTGGTCGAGACGCTCCCACGCGCCCCGACGCCGTCCCACCAGCGCGTCCAGGTCCATCCGGACACTGTATGCGGTGGCCTCCCCGGCACCGGCCGCTAGGCTGCGGGCATGGCGAGGCGGGGCATCTTCGACACCGACCGCTTCGTCACCGGCGAGGCCGTCGAGATCGACCTGCCCGCGGCCTCGCTGCCGTTGCGGATGGTCTCCGGCCTGATCGACCTGCTCGTCGTCGCCCTCGGCCTCTTCCTGCTGATCCTCGTCCTGCCCGACGGCCTGTTCCGTGGCGACCAGGCCCTCGCCCAGGCCTTCCTGGTCTTCCTGCTCGCCGTGGTCATGGCGGGGCTGCCGATCACCCTCGAGACGCTCCTGCACGGCCGCACCGTCGGCAAGCTCGTCACCGGGCTGCGCACGGTGCGCGACGACACCGGACCGATCGGGCTGCGGCACGCCACCATCCGCGCGCTCGTCGGCACCGTCGAGCTCTGGCTCACGCTGGGCTCGCTCGCGCTGATCGTCGCCACCACCAACGAGAAGGCGCGCCGCCTGGGCGACCTGCTCGCGGGCACCTACGTGGTGCGCGACCGGGTCCGGCTGCGCCTCGTGGAGCCGCCGTCGGGCAGCCCGTCCCTGCAGTCGTGGGCCACGGCCGCCGACATCGGGGTGCTGCCGGACGCGCTGGTCGTGGCGGTGCGCCAGTTCCTGCTGCGCGCTCCCTCGCTCGTGCCGCAGGCGCGGGCCGCGACGTCCGCCTCGCTGGCGGACGCCGTCCTGGCCCACGTCGCTCCCCCACCGCCGGCCGGTGCCGCCCCGGAGGACGTGCTGGCCGCCGTGCTCGGCGAGCGCCGACGCCGCGACGAGGAGCGGCTGGCGCGCGCCGACGCGCTGCGCGAGCGGCTGTTGCCCCGTTCCTAGACCAGGCGGCCCTCGTCGTAGGCGGGCTTGAGCACGCCCTCGATGATCTCCAGCCGTTCGTCGAACGGCAGGAAGGCCGACTTCATCGCGTTGACCGCCACCCGGCGCAGGTCGCGGTGGGTCCAGCCGGCCCGCTCCACCAGCAGGGTGGCCTCGCGGGTCATCGAGGTGGCGCTCATCAGGCGGTTGTCGGTGTTGAGCGTGACGCGGAACTGCAGGTCCTTGAGCAGCGTGACCGGATGCGTCTCGATGGACTCGGCGGCGCCCGTCTGCACGTTGCTGCTCGGGCACATCTCCAGCGGGATGCGCCGGTCACGCACGTAGGCCGCCAGCGGGCCCAGCTCGAAGGCGGCCGGGTCGGTGCGGGCGCGCTCGAGGGCCCCGGCGGGGTCGTCGGTGATCGGCGCACCGTCGAGGCGGATGTCGTCGACGATGCGCACGCCGTGCCCGAGCCGCTCGGCCCCGCACCACTGGATCGCCTCCCAGATGCTCGGCAGCCCGAAGGCCTCACCGGCGTGGATGGTGAAGTGGAAGTTCTCCTGGCGGAGGTACTCGAAGGCCGCCAGGTGGCGGGTCGGGGGAAAGCCGTCCTCGGCCCCGGCGATGTCGAAGCCGGCGACCTCGCGGTCGCGGTGGCGCACGGCCAGCTCGGCGATCTCGCGCGAGCGGGCGGCGTGGCGCATCGCGGTGAGCAGCGAGCGCACGCGGATGCGGTGGCCGGCGGCGGCAGCCTCCTCCTGGCCCTCGCGGAAGCCCGCGGTGACGGCGTCGACGACCTGGTCGAGCGTGAGCCCGCCCTCCAGGTGCTGCTCGGGGGCGTAGCGCACCTCGGCGTAGACCACCCCGTCCGCGGCGAGGTCGACGGCGCACTCGCGCGCCACCCGGTGCAGCGCGTCGGCGGTCTGCATCACGCCGACGGTGTGGGCGAAGGTCTCGAGGTAGCGCACCAGCGAGCCGGAGTCGGCGGACTCGGAGAACCAGTGCTCCAGGGCCAGGACCTCGTCGGCCGGGAGAGCGTCATAGCCCTGCTCGCGCGCGAGCTCGAGCACGGTCGCGGGGCGCACGCCGCCGTCGAGGTGGTCGTGCAGCAGCACCTTGGGCAGCACGGCGACGGGCAGCTCGGGGCTGGACGTCGTGGTCTGCGGCGTGGTCTCAGGCGTGGTCACGGTGGGCCCCCTCGGCGGTGAAGGCGGGCGAGCAGACCGCGATGTAGTCGGCGCCGGAGGCCCCGACCGAGTAGCGCACCCACTCCCCAGCCCGGGTGAGCACGGCCTCGCCGGCGGTGACGCTCATGGCGCCGTCCTCGGTCTCGACGATGATCTCGCCGGCCAGCACGTAGGTGATCTCGTCGAAGTCGGGCCGCTGGCCCGGCTCGTCCCACCCCGGCGGGGCAGTCATCCGCGCGACCGAGACCCCTTCGTGCCCGGTGCTCGCGGCACCCGCGAACTCCTGGATGAGCTTGTCACCGACACCGGTCACCCGCACGGGCCGCAGCTTCGTCGCCATGGGGCCGATTCTAGGATCCGATGCTGGTCGGCCCCTGACAGCCGCACCGATGCCGACGGGCCCGTCGTGGGCGCGGCGAGAACTAGCATGGACCCATGGCCACCTACACCCCCGGCAGCACCCTGACCGTCCAGGACGTCGCCGACCTCATCGACCACGCCCTCCTCAAGCCCGAGCTCACTCCCCAGGAGGTCGAGGCATCCTGTCGCGCGCTCGCCGAGCAGGAGATCTGGTCGGTCTGCGTCCGGCCCAGCGACGTCGCCCTCGCCAGGCAGGCGGTCGAGGGCCACTCGACCCGGGTGTGCACCGTCATCGGCTTCCCGCACGGCACGACCACGACCACCGCCAAGGTCGCCGAGGCCCGACAGGCCCTCGAGGACGGCGCCACCGAGCTCGACATGGTGCTCAACATCGGCCGCCTGCGCGGCGGCGACCTCGACGCGGTCCGCGACGACATCGCGGCGGTCGTCGAGGTCGGCCACGCGGCCGGCGCGCTGGTCAAGGTGATCTTCGAGACCGCCCTGCTGGACGACGAGCAGATCGCCACCGCGGCGCGCCTGAGCACCGAGGCCGGCGCCGACTTCGTCAAGACCTCCACCGGCTTCGCCGGCGGCGGCGCGACGCTGCCGGACGTGCGGATCATGCGCGCCAACGCCGACCCCGACGTGCAGGTCAAGGCCTCCGGCGGGGTCCGCGACATCGACACCCTGCTGGCCATGTGCGCCGAGGGCGTCACCCGCATCGGCACCTCCTCGACCGAGGCCCTGCTGGAGGGTGCCCGCGAGCGCGCAGAGGCCGGGACGCTGGTCGTGCCCGAGCCCGGCGCGGACGTGGCCTCCGCCGACGGTCAGGGCTACTGACCCGCGATCGACCTACCGGGCCAGCACCCCCGGGACCGGACGAGCCCGGCGCCTCTCGAGGCGCCGGGCTCGTCGTGTGAGCCGATCCCGACGGTCAGCTGATCCGGTCGATCACGATGTCGGACGGCCCGGCGACCTCGTCGGCCGCGCCGATCGACACCGCGCCCTCGAGCGCGCTGACCGCCCGGTCGAAGCGCTCGGGGGTGTCCGTGTGCAGGGTGAGCAGCGGCTGGCCGGCGCGCACCTCGTCGCCCGGCTTGGCGTGCATCTCCACGCCTGCGGCGGCCTGCACCGGGTCCTCCTTGCGCGCCCGGCCGGCGCCGAGGCGCCAGGCCGCGATGCCGACGGCGAGCGCGTCGAGGCGGGTGAGCACGCCGTCGGACTCCGCCGTGACGACGTGCGTCTCCCTGGCGGTCGGCAGCGGCGCGTCGGGGTCACCGCCCTGGGCCGAGATCATCCGGCGCCAGACGTCCATCGCCCGGCCGTCGGCCAGCGCGTCGGCGGGGTCGACGTCGGTGACGCCGGCGCCCTCCACCATCTCGCGGGCCAGCGCCAGCGTGAGGTCGACGACGTCCTGGGGCCCGCCGCCGGCCAGCACCTCGACCGACTCGCGCACCTCCAGGCCGTTGCCCGCGGTGAGGCCGAGCGGGGTCGACATGTCGGTCAGCAGGGCGACGGTGTGCACGCCCGCGTCCTTGCCCAGGGCGACCATCGTCTCGGCGAGCTCGCGGGCGTCGTCGAGGGTCTTCATGAAGGCGCCCGAGCCGACCTTGACGTCGAGGACGAGCGCGCCGGTGCCCTCGGCGATCTTCTTGCTCATGATCGAGGAGGCGATCAGCGGGATGGCCTCGACCGTGCCCGTGACGTCGCGCAGCGCGTAGAGGCGCTTGTCCGCCGGGGCCAGGCCGGAGCCGGCCGCGCAGATGACGGCGCCCACGTCGTCGAGCTGGGCGAGCATCTCCTCGTTGGTCAGGTCGGCGCGCCAGCCGGGGATCGCCTCGAGCTTGTCGAGGGTGCCGCCGGTGTGGCCGAGGCCGCGACCGGAGAGCTGGGGCACGGCGACGCCGCAGGCCGCCACGAGGGGCGCCAGCGGAAGCGTGATCTTGTCGCCGACGCCGCCGGTCGAGTGCTTGTCGGCGGTGGGGCGGGACAGCGAGGAGAAGTCCATCCGCTCGCCGCTGGCGATCATCGCCGCGGTCCAGTCGGAGATCTCCCGGCGGGTCATGCCGTTGAGCAGGATGGCCATGGCCAGGGCGGACATCTGCTCGTCGGCCACCACCTCACGGGTGTAGGCGTCCACCACCCAGGCGATCTCCTCGGGGCTCAGCTCCCCCTTG
This genomic interval carries:
- a CDS encoding stage II sporulation protein M; this encodes MDLDALVGRRRGAWERLDQLARRRRLTGAEADELLDGYQRTATDLSAVRSAAPDATVVSYLSTLLARARGRASRVPTLSWSAVGRFLAEDFPAALYRLRWWWGITALANVVVGLLLGWWLTQNPVVENSLLSPEQVQLLVDVQFESYYSEHAASSFSTLVWVNNAWVAARCIGMGVLGVPVVWLLWQNIANVAVIGSLMHRHGRAEVFWGLLTPHGLLELMAIFVAAGVGLRLFWAWVAPGPRTRLANLAAEGRTAAGVSLGLVLVLLVSGVIEGFVTPSPLPTWARVGIGVLALLFFFVYVFTLGRRAVRAGATGDVGEELQAASAPSRA
- a CDS encoding RDD family protein; amino-acid sequence: MARRGIFDTDRFVTGEAVEIDLPAASLPLRMVSGLIDLLVVALGLFLLILVLPDGLFRGDQALAQAFLVFLLAVVMAGLPITLETLLHGRTVGKLVTGLRTVRDDTGPIGLRHATIRALVGTVELWLTLGSLALIVATTNEKARRLGDLLAGTYVVRDRVRLRLVEPPSGSPSLQSWATAADIGVLPDALVVAVRQFLLRAPSLVPQARAATSASLADAVLAHVAPPPPAGAAPEDVLAAVLGERRRRDEERLARADALRERLLPRS
- a CDS encoding adenosine deaminase, producing the protein MTTPETTPQTTTSSPELPVAVLPKVLLHDHLDGGVRPATVLELAREQGYDALPADEVLALEHWFSESADSGSLVRYLETFAHTVGVMQTADALHRVARECAVDLAADGVVYAEVRYAPEQHLEGGLTLDQVVDAVTAGFREGQEEAAAAGHRIRVRSLLTAMRHAARSREIAELAVRHRDREVAGFDIAGAEDGFPPTRHLAAFEYLRQENFHFTIHAGEAFGLPSIWEAIQWCGAERLGHGVRIVDDIRLDGAPITDDPAGALERARTDPAAFELGPLAAYVRDRRIPLEMCPSSNVQTGAAESIETHPVTLLKDLQFRVTLNTDNRLMSATSMTREATLLVERAGWTHRDLRRVAVNAMKSAFLPFDERLEIIEGVLKPAYDEGRLV
- a CDS encoding cupin domain-containing protein; its protein translation is MATKLRPVRVTGVGDKLIQEFAGAASTGHEGVSVARMTAPPGWDEPGQRPDFDEITYVLAGEIIVETEDGAMSVTAGEAVLTRAGEWVRYSVGASGADYIAVCSPAFTAEGAHRDHA
- the deoC gene encoding deoxyribose-phosphate aldolase — encoded protein: MATYTPGSTLTVQDVADLIDHALLKPELTPQEVEASCRALAEQEIWSVCVRPSDVALARQAVEGHSTRVCTVIGFPHGTTTTTAKVAEARQALEDGATELDMVLNIGRLRGGDLDAVRDDIAAVVEVGHAAGALVKVIFETALLDDEQIATAARLSTEAGADFVKTSTGFAGGGATLPDVRIMRANADPDVQVKASGGVRDIDTLLAMCAEGVTRIGTSSTEALLEGARERAEAGTLVVPEPGADVASADGQGY
- a CDS encoding thymidine phosphorylase yields the protein MSESFDAVDIIRTKRDKGELSPEEIAWVVDAYTREVVADEQMSALAMAILLNGMTRREISDWTAAMIASGERMDFSSLSRPTADKHSTGGVGDKITLPLAPLVAACGVAVPQLSGRGLGHTGGTLDKLEAIPGWRADLTNEEMLAQLDDVGAVICAAGSGLAPADKRLYALRDVTGTVEAIPLIASSIMSKKIAEGTGALVLDVKVGSGAFMKTLDDARELAETMVALGKDAGVHTVALLTDMSTPLGLTAGNGLEVRESVEVLAGGGPQDVVDLTLALAREMVEGAGVTDVDPADALADGRAMDVWRRMISAQGGDPDAPLPTARETHVVTAESDGVLTRLDALAVGIAAWRLGAGRARKEDPVQAAAGVEMHAKPGDEVRAGQPLLTLHTDTPERFDRAVSALEGAVSIGAADEVAGPSDIVIDRIS